One segment of Toxotes jaculatrix isolate fToxJac2 chromosome 8, fToxJac2.pri, whole genome shotgun sequence DNA contains the following:
- the LOC121185523 gene encoding ATPase family AAA domain-containing protein 2-like isoform X1: protein MVILRSSGSVGAEPATTPKRRSMELDTSSEFLSLLPASQRKSARLTRSSRALDDSFSSPDNNTANGHADLNQDEGSGLHHSLRTRGQRVKLEVSFADMEPKSSSPVNEDRAGACSTRKSSRLQREGKASSGKQHADVPDEVEGSSTPKRSRFNLRSREVEEEEEEEEDRSVRRSSRITRYKLNSRNQSVLYDRLITNTAEAVLQKMDDMQKMRRRLRSRDRDTKEEFGVYTRGQMRRSNVESKDTEEENQGGDEDDRDEEEEEDREDDDEEEEDDDDEEGEDEEEENQRRYDFRQRKTVVRYQAPQDEPREPRKRSMYFKDHSSPTRRRFRFSSTAPRSPYNRRRTSRSSSERRRHAIHSSDSTSTSSDDEKFQRRRSKNRSRSVNRCLPMNLVKEDLLGIHKDRMKIGASLADVDPMHIDKTVRFESIGGLSGHISALKEMVVFPLLYPEVFERFKIQPPRGCLFYGPPGTGKTLVARALANECSQEERKVSFFMRKGADCLSKWVGESERQLRLLFDQAYQMRPSIIFFDEIDGLAPVRSSRQDQIHSSIVSTLLALMDGLDGRGEVVVIGATNRLDSIDPALRRPGRFDREFLFGLPDREARKDILKIHTRQWTPPPSDSFLEELADRCVGYCGADIKAVCSEAALCALRRHYPQIYSSSQKLILDVNSIAITNKDFMSAMSKMVPAAQRAVVSPAKALIPAIRPLLNAALQNILHTVSRLFPHAEWGLKRKREQGVACGVPEDDLMFSEDEDPEVCFNGQTPHSQLKPPAAKGLLNLNRSVLSQPTSYRPRLLLEGRPGSGQSSYLAPAVLHALEKFTVYTLDMAVLFGASATAPEETCAQIFVEAKRTSPSILYIPHIGQWWETVGPALRATFLSLLSSIPAFSPILLLATCNLRYDQLSIEVQELFRVEYGEVFHVQVPTNRERRNFFEDLILNQAARAPASKKKAVLHALEVLPVAPPPPPRQLTEQETQKLEEQEEDTLRELRLFLRDVTNRLSQDKRFKAFTKPVDLEEVPDYAEVIKKPMDLSKVLTNIDLHQYATVKEFLQDVDLIWQNALEYNPDRDPSDRQIRHRACALKDTVHAIIRDELDEDFEKICEEIKASRSTRGCSTAQFAPSFYHVLPKQPRPPAEAKITDMTPQRDPAGATVSITPNTSASAVSTPKNTAQKKKRRKSRWATGLYAKKKSSSSPHVSKDGTQLGSDEDEEDGDDEEEAEKETGTERDEGTGGEEDHMVVDVESGPAEAQEGSSGPTVRKLNSQEEKGKEEASRAAEDEVNMCESEKRESDNHTQNGKEKVDKAVTDEPEENNKAMPEGGDENSETISANTIKDRRTETKGDTQGQSSTAESGETNDQKLTETEIEKCQTVKQADDRNKKVATAEEAEVNSHAEPMEVEATETSTTDASAAVRGDEDMNTERSVRRMTRALKNAVLQQQMIDVDKALQILDQEIPPLVVDRDRLKELLDRVVAKTDGYEVYKLEKLYALLCQSIYRHRRDFNKTALIQELEQEIEDFC from the exons ATGGTGATACTACGCAGCAGCGGCAGCGTCGGAGCTGAGCCGGCAACAACTCCGAAGAGGAGGTCGATGGAGTTGGATACAAGCTCGGAGTTTCTGTCGTTGCTTCCCGCGTCGCAGAGAAAGTCCGCCCGATTGACCCGATCTTCCAGGGCCCTTGATGACAGCTTCAGCAGCCCCGACAACAACACGGCAAAT GGACATGCTGATCTCAATCAAGATGAGGGAAGTGGTCTCCATCACTCTCTAAGGACCAGAGGGCAGAGAGTTAAACTAGAGGTCTCCTTTGCTGACATGGAGCCAAAGAGTAGCTCGCCTGTGAATGAAGACAGGGCTGGAGCCTGCTCCACCAG GAAATCTtccaggctgcagagagaaggaaaagcatCCAGTGGCAAGCAGCACGCAG ATGTTCCAGATGAAGTGGAGGGGTCATCCACTCCTAAGAGGAGCCGCTTTAACCTACGGAGCCGcgaagtggaggaggaagaggaggaggaggaggatcgcTCAGTGCGACGTAGCTCCCGAATTACCAGATACAAACTGAATTCCCGCAACCAGTCAGTGCTCTACGATCGGCTCATCACCAA CACTGCTGAAGCTGTCCTCCAGAAGATGGACGACATGCAGAAGATGAGGCGGAGACTGAGGAGCAGGGATAGAGACACTAAAGAAGAG TTCGGTGTTTACACCAGGGGCCAGATGCGAAGGTCGAATGTGGAGAGTAAAGACACTGAGGAGGAGAATCAAG GAGGCGATGAGGATGATCgcgatgaagaggaggaggaagacagagaagatgacgatgaggaggaagaagatgatgaCGATGAGGAGGGTGAAGAcgaggaagaagaaaaccagAGGCGCTATGActtcagacagaggaagaccgTGGTTCGCTATCAGGCCCCACAGGATG AACCCAGAGAGCCCAGGAAGCGCAGCATGTACTTCAAGGACCACTCATCTCCTACCAGACGCAGGTTCAGATTCAGCTCCACAGCCCCCAGGAGCCCCTACAACAGGAGAAGAACGAGCCG GAGTAGTTCTGAGAG ACGGAGACATGCAATCCACAGTAGCGACTCCACTTCCACGTCTTCAGACGATGAGAAATTCCAGAGACGGAGGAGTAAGAACAGGAGCCGGTCAGTCAATAG ATGTCTACCAATGAACCTTGTGAAGGAAGACCTGCTGGGAATCCACAAAGACAGGATGAAGATTGGAGCAAGCCTCGCTGATGTGGACCCCATGCACATAGACAAGACG GTGCGCTTTGAAAGCATTGGAGGTTTGAGTGGACACATCTCTGCGCTGAAGGAGATGGTGGTCTTCCCTCTCCTCTACCCAGAAGTCTTTGAAAGGTTCAAGATACAGCCACCAAG GGGCTGTCTATTTTATGGTCCCCCAGGCACAGGGAAAACCCTTGTTGCCAGAGCGCTGGCCAACGAGTGCAgtcaggaggaaagaaaggtgTCGTTCTTCATGAGAAAAGGAGCCGACTGCCTCAGTAAGTGGGTGGGAGAATCTGAGAGACAGCTACGCCTGTTGTTTGACCAG GCATACCAAATGCGTCCATCCATCATTTTCTTTGACGAGATTGATGGTTTGGCTCCGGTCAGGTCCAGCCGTCAGGACCAGATCCACAG TTCCATTGTGTCGACCCTCCTGGCTCTTATGGATGGATTAGATGGTAGAGGAGAGGTTGTTGTGATAGGAGCCACAAACAGACTGGACTCCATTGACCCAGCTCTGAGAAGACCAGGACGCTTTGACAGAGAGTTCCTCTTTGGCCTGCctgacagagag gCTAGAAAGGACATTCTGAAGATCCACACCAGGCAGTGGACACCTCCACCCTCTGACTCTTTTCTGGAGGAACTGGCAGATAGATGTGTTG GTTATTGTGGAGCAGACATCAAGGCAGTGTGTTCAGAGGCTGCCCTGTGTGCACTGCGGCGCCACTACCCACAAATCTACTCCTCATCACAGAAACTCATACTTGATGTCAACTCCATCGCCATCACAAACAAAGACTTTATGTCCGCCATGTCCAAGATGGTGCCAGCTGCCCAGAG AGCAGTAGTGTCACCAGCCAAGGCTCTGATTCCTGCCATTCGTCCTCTGCTGAACGCCGCCCTGCAGAACATCCTccacacagtcagcagactgttCCCACATGCTGAGTGGGGcttaaagaggaagagagaacaaG GTGTGGCCTGTGGTGTGCCTGAGGATGACCTGATGTTCAGTGAGGATGAGGACCCAGAGGTCTGCTTCAACGGACAGACCCCTCACTCTCAACTCAAACCACCTGCTGCTAAGGGACTCCTCAACCTCAACAG GAGTGTGCTGAGCCAGCCGACGTCTTACCGTCCCAGGCTGCTATTGGAGGGCAGACCAGGCTCAGGTCAGAGCTCCTACCTGGCTCCTGCTGTCCTCCATGCTCTGGAGAAATTCACCGTGTACACCCTGGACATGGCTGTGCTGTTTGGAGCCAGTGCAACTGCACCAGAAGAGACATGTGCTCAG ATTTTTGTTGAAGCCAAGCGAACCTCTCCCAGTATCCTGTACATCCCTCACATCGGACAGTGGTGGGAAACTGTGGGTCCTGCCTTAAGAGCGACCTTCCTGAGCCTGCTTAGCTCGATCCCAGCCTTCTCTCCTATACTGCTGCTGGCCACCTGCAACCTGCGATATGACCAACTCAGTATTGAG GTTCAGGAGTTGTTTCGAGTGGAGTACGGTGAGGTTTTCCACGTCCAGGTCCCCAccaacagagaaagaagaaactTCTTTGAGGACTTGATCCTTAACCAGGCTGCCAGGGCTCCTGCCTCAAAAAAGAAAGCTG tgCTCCATGCGTTGGAGGTGCTCCCTGtcgcccctcctcctcctccacgtcAGCTGACAGAACAGGAGACCCAAAAActagaggagcaggaggaagacaCCCTCAGGGAGCTCCGCCTCTTCCTGCGTGACGTCACCAACCGACTGTCCCAGGATAAACGCTTCAAGGCTTTTACAAAGCCTGTGGATTTAGAGGAG gTTCCAGATTATGCTGAGGTGATTAAGAAGCCTATGGACCTGTCAAAGGTTCTCACTAACATAGATCTGCATCAGTATGCGACAGTGAAAGAATTCCTCCAAGATGTGGATCTCATCTGGCAGAATGCCCTCGAATACAACCCGGACAGGGACCCCTCAG ACCGTCAGATACGCCACAGAGCATGTGCACTGAAGGACACTGTCCATGCCATCATTAGAGATGAACTGGATGAAGATTTTGAGAAAATTTGTGAGGAGATCAAAGCATCACGCAGCACAAGAG GTTGCTCCACTGCCCAGTTTGCTCCTTCCTTTTACCACGTCCTTCCCAAACAACCCAGACCTCCTGCTGAGGCCAAGATCACTGACATGACCCCACAAAGAGATCCAGCTGGAGCCACAGTTTCCATTACTCCCAATACAAGTGCCTCTGCTGTTTCAACACCTaaaaacacag cccagaagaagaaaaggcgGAAGAGTCGCTGGGCCACTGGCTTATATGCAAAGAAGaagtcttcttcctctcctcacgTGTCCAAAGATGGCACACAGTTAGGCTCcgatgaggatgaggaagatggagatgatgaggaggaggctgagaagGAAACAGGAACAGAGCGTGATGAGGggactggaggagaggaggaccaTATGGTGGTTGATGTAGAATCAGGGCCTGCAGAAGCTCAGGAAGGTAGTTCAGGGCCCACTGTGAGGAAACTAAACAGCcaggaggagaagggaaaagAGGAGGCGAGTCGGGCTGCTGAAGACGAGGTTAACATGTGTGAAAgcgaaaaaagagaaagtgacaaccacacacagaatggaaaagaaaaggtgGACAAGGCGGTTACAGATGAAccagaagaaaacaacaaagcgATGCCAGAGGGAGGAGATGAGAACAGTGAAACCATTTCAGCAAACACTATCAAGGACAGGCGCACTGAGACAAAGGGAGATACCCAGGGACAATCCAGCACAGCGGAAAGTGGTGAAACTAACGACCAAAAGCTGACAGAAACTGAGATTGAGAAATGTCAAACCGTGAAACAGGCAGATGACAGGAACAAGAAGGtagccacagcagaggaggcagaggtgaaCAGCCATGCGGAGCCAATGGAGGTGGAAGCAACTGAAACCTCAACCACAGATGCCTCTGCAGCTGTCAGAGGAGACGAGGACATGAACACAG aGCGGAGTGTGAGGCGAATGACTCGGGCTCTAAAGAAcgctgtgctgcagcagcagatgatcGATGTCGACAAAGCTCTGCAGATCCTGGACCAGGAAATTCCTCCTCTGGtggtggacagagacagattaaaG gAGCTGTTGGATAGAGTAGTGGCCAAGACCGATGGTTATGAGGTCTACAAGCTGGAGAAACTctatgcactgctctgccagaGCATTTATAGACACAGACGAGACTTCAACAAAACAGCATTAATACAG GAGCTGGAACAGGAGATTGAAGACTTCTGTTGA
- the LOC121185523 gene encoding ATPase family AAA domain-containing protein 2-like isoform X2 translates to MVILRSSGSVGAEPATTPKRRSMELDTSSEFLSLLPASQRKSARLTRSSRALDDSFSSPDNNTANGHADLNQDEGSGLHHSLRTRGQRVKLEVSFADMEPKSSSPVNEDRAGACSTRKSSRLQREGKASSGKQHADVPDEVEGSSTPKRSRFNLRSREVEEEEEEEEDRSVRRSSRITRYKLNSRNQSVLYDRLITNTAEAVLQKMDDMQKMRRRLRSRDRDTKEEFGVYTRGQMRRSNVESKDTEEENQGGDEDDRDEEEEEDREDDDEEEEDDDDEEGEDEEEENQRRYDFRQRKTVVRYQAPQDEPREPRKRSMYFKDHSSPTRRRFRFSSTAPRSPYNRRRTSRRRHAIHSSDSTSTSSDDEKFQRRRSKNRSRSVNRCLPMNLVKEDLLGIHKDRMKIGASLADVDPMHIDKTVRFESIGGLSGHISALKEMVVFPLLYPEVFERFKIQPPRGCLFYGPPGTGKTLVARALANECSQEERKVSFFMRKGADCLSKWVGESERQLRLLFDQAYQMRPSIIFFDEIDGLAPVRSSRQDQIHSSIVSTLLALMDGLDGRGEVVVIGATNRLDSIDPALRRPGRFDREFLFGLPDREARKDILKIHTRQWTPPPSDSFLEELADRCVGYCGADIKAVCSEAALCALRRHYPQIYSSSQKLILDVNSIAITNKDFMSAMSKMVPAAQRAVVSPAKALIPAIRPLLNAALQNILHTVSRLFPHAEWGLKRKREQGVACGVPEDDLMFSEDEDPEVCFNGQTPHSQLKPPAAKGLLNLNRSVLSQPTSYRPRLLLEGRPGSGQSSYLAPAVLHALEKFTVYTLDMAVLFGASATAPEETCAQIFVEAKRTSPSILYIPHIGQWWETVGPALRATFLSLLSSIPAFSPILLLATCNLRYDQLSIEVQELFRVEYGEVFHVQVPTNRERRNFFEDLILNQAARAPASKKKAVLHALEVLPVAPPPPPRQLTEQETQKLEEQEEDTLRELRLFLRDVTNRLSQDKRFKAFTKPVDLEEVPDYAEVIKKPMDLSKVLTNIDLHQYATVKEFLQDVDLIWQNALEYNPDRDPSDRQIRHRACALKDTVHAIIRDELDEDFEKICEEIKASRSTRGCSTAQFAPSFYHVLPKQPRPPAEAKITDMTPQRDPAGATVSITPNTSASAVSTPKNTAQKKKRRKSRWATGLYAKKKSSSSPHVSKDGTQLGSDEDEEDGDDEEEAEKETGTERDEGTGGEEDHMVVDVESGPAEAQEGSSGPTVRKLNSQEEKGKEEASRAAEDEVNMCESEKRESDNHTQNGKEKVDKAVTDEPEENNKAMPEGGDENSETISANTIKDRRTETKGDTQGQSSTAESGETNDQKLTETEIEKCQTVKQADDRNKKVATAEEAEVNSHAEPMEVEATETSTTDASAAVRGDEDMNTERSVRRMTRALKNAVLQQQMIDVDKALQILDQEIPPLVVDRDRLKELLDRVVAKTDGYEVYKLEKLYALLCQSIYRHRRDFNKTALIQELEQEIEDFC, encoded by the exons ATGGTGATACTACGCAGCAGCGGCAGCGTCGGAGCTGAGCCGGCAACAACTCCGAAGAGGAGGTCGATGGAGTTGGATACAAGCTCGGAGTTTCTGTCGTTGCTTCCCGCGTCGCAGAGAAAGTCCGCCCGATTGACCCGATCTTCCAGGGCCCTTGATGACAGCTTCAGCAGCCCCGACAACAACACGGCAAAT GGACATGCTGATCTCAATCAAGATGAGGGAAGTGGTCTCCATCACTCTCTAAGGACCAGAGGGCAGAGAGTTAAACTAGAGGTCTCCTTTGCTGACATGGAGCCAAAGAGTAGCTCGCCTGTGAATGAAGACAGGGCTGGAGCCTGCTCCACCAG GAAATCTtccaggctgcagagagaaggaaaagcatCCAGTGGCAAGCAGCACGCAG ATGTTCCAGATGAAGTGGAGGGGTCATCCACTCCTAAGAGGAGCCGCTTTAACCTACGGAGCCGcgaagtggaggaggaagaggaggaggaggaggatcgcTCAGTGCGACGTAGCTCCCGAATTACCAGATACAAACTGAATTCCCGCAACCAGTCAGTGCTCTACGATCGGCTCATCACCAA CACTGCTGAAGCTGTCCTCCAGAAGATGGACGACATGCAGAAGATGAGGCGGAGACTGAGGAGCAGGGATAGAGACACTAAAGAAGAG TTCGGTGTTTACACCAGGGGCCAGATGCGAAGGTCGAATGTGGAGAGTAAAGACACTGAGGAGGAGAATCAAG GAGGCGATGAGGATGATCgcgatgaagaggaggaggaagacagagaagatgacgatgaggaggaagaagatgatgaCGATGAGGAGGGTGAAGAcgaggaagaagaaaaccagAGGCGCTATGActtcagacagaggaagaccgTGGTTCGCTATCAGGCCCCACAGGATG AACCCAGAGAGCCCAGGAAGCGCAGCATGTACTTCAAGGACCACTCATCTCCTACCAGACGCAGGTTCAGATTCAGCTCCACAGCCCCCAGGAGCCCCTACAACAGGAGAAGAACGAGCCG ACGGAGACATGCAATCCACAGTAGCGACTCCACTTCCACGTCTTCAGACGATGAGAAATTCCAGAGACGGAGGAGTAAGAACAGGAGCCGGTCAGTCAATAG ATGTCTACCAATGAACCTTGTGAAGGAAGACCTGCTGGGAATCCACAAAGACAGGATGAAGATTGGAGCAAGCCTCGCTGATGTGGACCCCATGCACATAGACAAGACG GTGCGCTTTGAAAGCATTGGAGGTTTGAGTGGACACATCTCTGCGCTGAAGGAGATGGTGGTCTTCCCTCTCCTCTACCCAGAAGTCTTTGAAAGGTTCAAGATACAGCCACCAAG GGGCTGTCTATTTTATGGTCCCCCAGGCACAGGGAAAACCCTTGTTGCCAGAGCGCTGGCCAACGAGTGCAgtcaggaggaaagaaaggtgTCGTTCTTCATGAGAAAAGGAGCCGACTGCCTCAGTAAGTGGGTGGGAGAATCTGAGAGACAGCTACGCCTGTTGTTTGACCAG GCATACCAAATGCGTCCATCCATCATTTTCTTTGACGAGATTGATGGTTTGGCTCCGGTCAGGTCCAGCCGTCAGGACCAGATCCACAG TTCCATTGTGTCGACCCTCCTGGCTCTTATGGATGGATTAGATGGTAGAGGAGAGGTTGTTGTGATAGGAGCCACAAACAGACTGGACTCCATTGACCCAGCTCTGAGAAGACCAGGACGCTTTGACAGAGAGTTCCTCTTTGGCCTGCctgacagagag gCTAGAAAGGACATTCTGAAGATCCACACCAGGCAGTGGACACCTCCACCCTCTGACTCTTTTCTGGAGGAACTGGCAGATAGATGTGTTG GTTATTGTGGAGCAGACATCAAGGCAGTGTGTTCAGAGGCTGCCCTGTGTGCACTGCGGCGCCACTACCCACAAATCTACTCCTCATCACAGAAACTCATACTTGATGTCAACTCCATCGCCATCACAAACAAAGACTTTATGTCCGCCATGTCCAAGATGGTGCCAGCTGCCCAGAG AGCAGTAGTGTCACCAGCCAAGGCTCTGATTCCTGCCATTCGTCCTCTGCTGAACGCCGCCCTGCAGAACATCCTccacacagtcagcagactgttCCCACATGCTGAGTGGGGcttaaagaggaagagagaacaaG GTGTGGCCTGTGGTGTGCCTGAGGATGACCTGATGTTCAGTGAGGATGAGGACCCAGAGGTCTGCTTCAACGGACAGACCCCTCACTCTCAACTCAAACCACCTGCTGCTAAGGGACTCCTCAACCTCAACAG GAGTGTGCTGAGCCAGCCGACGTCTTACCGTCCCAGGCTGCTATTGGAGGGCAGACCAGGCTCAGGTCAGAGCTCCTACCTGGCTCCTGCTGTCCTCCATGCTCTGGAGAAATTCACCGTGTACACCCTGGACATGGCTGTGCTGTTTGGAGCCAGTGCAACTGCACCAGAAGAGACATGTGCTCAG ATTTTTGTTGAAGCCAAGCGAACCTCTCCCAGTATCCTGTACATCCCTCACATCGGACAGTGGTGGGAAACTGTGGGTCCTGCCTTAAGAGCGACCTTCCTGAGCCTGCTTAGCTCGATCCCAGCCTTCTCTCCTATACTGCTGCTGGCCACCTGCAACCTGCGATATGACCAACTCAGTATTGAG GTTCAGGAGTTGTTTCGAGTGGAGTACGGTGAGGTTTTCCACGTCCAGGTCCCCAccaacagagaaagaagaaactTCTTTGAGGACTTGATCCTTAACCAGGCTGCCAGGGCTCCTGCCTCAAAAAAGAAAGCTG tgCTCCATGCGTTGGAGGTGCTCCCTGtcgcccctcctcctcctccacgtcAGCTGACAGAACAGGAGACCCAAAAActagaggagcaggaggaagacaCCCTCAGGGAGCTCCGCCTCTTCCTGCGTGACGTCACCAACCGACTGTCCCAGGATAAACGCTTCAAGGCTTTTACAAAGCCTGTGGATTTAGAGGAG gTTCCAGATTATGCTGAGGTGATTAAGAAGCCTATGGACCTGTCAAAGGTTCTCACTAACATAGATCTGCATCAGTATGCGACAGTGAAAGAATTCCTCCAAGATGTGGATCTCATCTGGCAGAATGCCCTCGAATACAACCCGGACAGGGACCCCTCAG ACCGTCAGATACGCCACAGAGCATGTGCACTGAAGGACACTGTCCATGCCATCATTAGAGATGAACTGGATGAAGATTTTGAGAAAATTTGTGAGGAGATCAAAGCATCACGCAGCACAAGAG GTTGCTCCACTGCCCAGTTTGCTCCTTCCTTTTACCACGTCCTTCCCAAACAACCCAGACCTCCTGCTGAGGCCAAGATCACTGACATGACCCCACAAAGAGATCCAGCTGGAGCCACAGTTTCCATTACTCCCAATACAAGTGCCTCTGCTGTTTCAACACCTaaaaacacag cccagaagaagaaaaggcgGAAGAGTCGCTGGGCCACTGGCTTATATGCAAAGAAGaagtcttcttcctctcctcacgTGTCCAAAGATGGCACACAGTTAGGCTCcgatgaggatgaggaagatggagatgatgaggaggaggctgagaagGAAACAGGAACAGAGCGTGATGAGGggactggaggagaggaggaccaTATGGTGGTTGATGTAGAATCAGGGCCTGCAGAAGCTCAGGAAGGTAGTTCAGGGCCCACTGTGAGGAAACTAAACAGCcaggaggagaagggaaaagAGGAGGCGAGTCGGGCTGCTGAAGACGAGGTTAACATGTGTGAAAgcgaaaaaagagaaagtgacaaccacacacagaatggaaaagaaaaggtgGACAAGGCGGTTACAGATGAAccagaagaaaacaacaaagcgATGCCAGAGGGAGGAGATGAGAACAGTGAAACCATTTCAGCAAACACTATCAAGGACAGGCGCACTGAGACAAAGGGAGATACCCAGGGACAATCCAGCACAGCGGAAAGTGGTGAAACTAACGACCAAAAGCTGACAGAAACTGAGATTGAGAAATGTCAAACCGTGAAACAGGCAGATGACAGGAACAAGAAGGtagccacagcagaggaggcagaggtgaaCAGCCATGCGGAGCCAATGGAGGTGGAAGCAACTGAAACCTCAACCACAGATGCCTCTGCAGCTGTCAGAGGAGACGAGGACATGAACACAG aGCGGAGTGTGAGGCGAATGACTCGGGCTCTAAAGAAcgctgtgctgcagcagcagatgatcGATGTCGACAAAGCTCTGCAGATCCTGGACCAGGAAATTCCTCCTCTGGtggtggacagagacagattaaaG gAGCTGTTGGATAGAGTAGTGGCCAAGACCGATGGTTATGAGGTCTACAAGCTGGAGAAACTctatgcactgctctgccagaGCATTTATAGACACAGACGAGACTTCAACAAAACAGCATTAATACAG GAGCTGGAACAGGAGATTGAAGACTTCTGTTGA